One window from the genome of Streptomyces sp. WZ-12 encodes:
- a CDS encoding glycoside hydrolase family 3 protein, with protein MVTAVRPADTLTRDALAVLQPGFTGTTAPDWLLRRLDEGLVSVALFGRNVHGPEQLGALTGQLRATRDELLIAIDEEGGDVTRLEVRGGSSFPGNLALGAVDDTALTRDVARELGRRLADCGVNFNWAPCADVNSDPANPVIGVRSFGADPALVARHTAAYVEGLQSAGVAACAKHFPGHGDTAVDSHHDLPRVTADLTTLRERELVPFRAAVAAGTRAVMTAHLLLPALDAERPATLSPATLHGLLRAPVTAGGLGFDGLIVSDGIEMRAISATYGIERGTVLALAAGADAICVGGGLSDEDTVLRLRDALVRAVREGELPEERLADAAARVRALAHWTRVAGAGEGAAPAPGIGLTAARRAVRLTSVTPHRPLTVPAYVAAFTPHANIAVGDETPWGVAAELARLLPGTGSATYTAADAAADPAALVDDLLTAAGDRPIVAVVRDLHRHPWMADALHVLLTARPHTAVIEMGVPQAPPQGTPHIATHGAAHACTQAATEALTGRGVWGDRADA; from the coding sequence ATGGTCACCGCTGTCCGCCCGGCCGACACCCTCACCCGGGACGCGCTCGCCGTCCTCCAGCCCGGCTTCACCGGCACCACCGCGCCGGACTGGCTGCTGCGCCGCCTCGACGAGGGCCTGGTCTCCGTCGCCCTCTTCGGCCGCAACGTGCACGGACCCGAACAACTCGGCGCCCTCACCGGCCAATTGCGCGCCACCCGTGACGAACTCCTCATCGCCATCGACGAGGAGGGCGGCGACGTCACCCGCCTCGAAGTGCGCGGCGGCTCCTCCTTCCCCGGCAACCTCGCCCTCGGCGCCGTCGACGACACCGCGCTGACCCGCGACGTCGCCCGCGAACTCGGCCGCCGACTGGCCGACTGCGGCGTCAACTTCAACTGGGCCCCCTGCGCCGACGTCAACTCCGACCCCGCCAACCCCGTCATCGGCGTCCGCTCCTTCGGCGCCGACCCGGCCCTCGTGGCCCGGCACACCGCCGCCTACGTCGAGGGCCTCCAGTCCGCCGGCGTCGCCGCCTGCGCCAAGCACTTCCCCGGCCACGGCGACACCGCCGTCGACTCGCACCACGACCTGCCCCGCGTCACCGCCGACCTGACGACGCTCCGGGAACGCGAACTGGTCCCGTTCCGCGCCGCGGTGGCCGCTGGCACCCGCGCCGTGATGACCGCCCACCTCCTCCTCCCCGCGCTGGACGCCGAACGCCCCGCCACGCTCAGCCCGGCCACCCTGCACGGCCTGCTGCGCGCCCCCGTCACCGCCGGCGGCCTCGGCTTCGACGGCCTGATCGTCTCCGACGGCATCGAGATGCGGGCCATCTCCGCCACCTACGGCATCGAGCGCGGCACCGTCCTGGCGCTCGCCGCCGGGGCCGACGCGATCTGCGTGGGCGGCGGCCTGTCCGACGAGGACACCGTGCTCCGGCTGCGGGACGCGCTGGTCAGGGCCGTCCGGGAAGGCGAACTGCCCGAGGAGCGGCTCGCCGACGCCGCGGCGCGGGTGCGCGCCCTGGCGCACTGGACCCGGGTCGCGGGCGCGGGGGAGGGGGCCGCGCCCGCGCCCGGGATCGGTCTGACCGCCGCCCGGCGCGCCGTCCGGCTGACCTCCGTCACCCCGCACCGCCCGCTCACCGTCCCCGCCTACGTCGCCGCGTTCACCCCGCATGCCAACATCGCCGTCGGCGACGAGACCCCCTGGGGCGTCGCCGCCGAACTCGCCCGCCTCCTCCCCGGCACCGGGTCCGCCACCTACACCGCCGCCGACGCCGCGGCCGACCCCGCCGCCCTCGTCGACGACCTCCTCACCGCCGCCGGCGACCGCCCCATCGTGGCCGTCGTCCGCGACCTCCACCGCCACCCCTGGATGGCCGACGCCCTGCACGTCCTGCTGACCGCCCGCCCCCACACCGCCGTCATCGAAATGGGCGTCCCCCAGGCCCCACCTCAGGGCACCCCCCACATAGCCACCCACGGCGCCGCCCACGCCTGCACCCAGGCGGCCACAGAAGCCCTGACGGGCCGGGGGGTTTGGGGGGATCGGGCGGACGCCTGA
- a CDS encoding carbohydrate ABC transporter permease, translating into MKRSLAGRIWPNATAAVLALLFVFPVYWMFATAFKPTGDILSEDPVWFPLHGTLSHFATAVNAPNFWQLATNSIVVTVLAVGLSLVIALCGAFAIARMRFKGRKGILLTFMVAQMAPWEVMVISIYLIVRDADLLNSLLPLTFFYMLMVLPFTLLTLRGYVAAVPKELEESAMVDGCTRRQAFVKVILPLLAPGLMATSLFGFITAWNEFPLVLVLNKEPGAGTLPLWLSQFQTQFGDDWGATMAAASLFAVPILILFLFLQRKAVGGLASGAVKG; encoded by the coding sequence GTGAAGCGCTCACTCGCCGGCCGGATCTGGCCCAACGCGACCGCCGCCGTCCTCGCGCTGCTGTTCGTCTTCCCCGTGTACTGGATGTTCGCCACGGCCTTCAAGCCGACCGGGGACATCCTCAGCGAGGACCCCGTGTGGTTCCCGCTCCACGGCACCCTCAGCCACTTCGCGACCGCGGTGAACGCGCCCAACTTCTGGCAGCTGGCCACCAATTCGATCGTGGTGACCGTGCTCGCCGTCGGGCTCTCCCTGGTCATCGCGTTGTGCGGCGCGTTCGCCATCGCGCGGATGCGCTTCAAGGGACGCAAGGGCATCCTGCTGACCTTCATGGTGGCCCAGATGGCGCCCTGGGAGGTCATGGTGATCTCGATCTACCTGATCGTCCGGGATGCCGACCTGCTCAACAGCCTGCTGCCGCTCACCTTCTTCTACATGCTGATGGTGCTCCCCTTCACCCTCCTCACCCTGCGCGGCTATGTCGCCGCGGTGCCCAAGGAGTTGGAGGAGTCCGCGATGGTCGACGGCTGCACGCGCCGCCAGGCGTTCGTCAAGGTCATCCTGCCGCTGCTGGCCCCCGGCCTGATGGCCACCTCCCTCTTCGGCTTCATCACCGCCTGGAACGAGTTCCCGCTGGTCCTGGTGCTCAACAAGGAGCCCGGCGCCGGCACCCTGCCGCTCTGGCTCTCCCAGTTCCAGACCCAGTTCGGCGACGACTGGGGCGCCACCATGGCCGCCGCCTCGCTCTTCGCCGTGCCGATCCTGATCCTGTTCCTCTTCCTCCAGCGCAAGGCGGTCGGCGGTCTCGCCTCCGGCGCCGTGAAGGGATGA
- a CDS encoding carbohydrate ABC transporter permease, with product MAVQLDEAAGGTAPRTRKRGAPPGRSGPGGRRAARGAPYLLLLPALLATAVFLGWPLVRNLVLSFQNLNMKELIQHLTDWRGLGNYQEVLGSDQFWRVTLRTIVFTAVNVVLIMVLGTLLGLLLARLGKKMRLVLSAALVLAWAMPVIAATTVFQWLFDSRYGVVNWLLAHLGWRSMAHYDWVGTQFSTFFVITVLIVWQSLPFVALNLYAATTTIAKELYEAARMDGAGTWRIFTSVTFPFLRPFFLATTFLEVIWVFKAFPQIFAINQGGPDRLTETLPIYAFTEGVGNLHFGMGAAISVLTIVVLLALTAYYLRLTLKQEEDAL from the coding sequence ATGGCAGTGCAGCTCGACGAAGCGGCCGGGGGGACCGCGCCGCGGACCCGCAAGCGCGGCGCACCACCCGGCCGGAGCGGCCCCGGTGGCCGGCGGGCGGCCCGCGGTGCGCCGTACCTCCTGCTGCTCCCGGCCCTGCTCGCCACCGCGGTCTTCCTGGGCTGGCCGCTCGTGCGCAACCTGGTGCTCTCCTTCCAGAACCTCAACATGAAGGAGCTGATCCAGCACCTCACCGACTGGCGGGGCCTGGGCAACTACCAAGAGGTCCTGGGCAGCGACCAGTTCTGGCGGGTCACCCTCCGCACCATCGTCTTCACCGCCGTCAACGTCGTACTGATCATGGTGCTGGGCACCCTGCTCGGGCTGCTGCTGGCCCGGCTCGGCAAGAAGATGCGGCTGGTGCTGTCCGCGGCGCTGGTGCTGGCCTGGGCGATGCCGGTGATCGCCGCCACCACCGTCTTCCAGTGGCTCTTCGACTCCCGCTACGGCGTCGTCAACTGGCTGCTGGCACACCTCGGTTGGCGCTCCATGGCGCACTACGACTGGGTCGGCACCCAGTTCTCCACCTTCTTCGTCATCACCGTGCTGATCGTCTGGCAGTCGCTGCCCTTCGTGGCCCTCAACCTCTACGCGGCCACCACGACCATCGCCAAGGAGCTCTACGAGGCGGCCCGGATGGACGGCGCCGGCACCTGGAGGATCTTCACCTCGGTCACCTTCCCCTTCCTGCGCCCCTTCTTCCTGGCCACGACGTTCCTCGAAGTCATCTGGGTCTTCAAGGCGTTCCCGCAGATCTTCGCGATCAACCAGGGCGGCCCCGACCGGCTCACCGAGACGCTGCCGATCTACGCCTTCACCGAGGGCGTCGGCAACCTCCACTTCGGGATGGGCGCCGCGATCTCCGTGCTGACCATCGTCGTGCTGCTCGCCCTCACCGCGTACTACCTGCGCCTGACGCTCAAGCAAGAGGAGGACGCGCTGTGA
- a CDS encoding extracellular solute-binding protein: MKRGLIAATAVAGMLVSVAACGSSGGKNAGADGFKGQKLTVWVMSGSNPEQWTKQVSEQFKKTTGATVEFKVQQWNGIQQKLSTALSEDTPPDVVEIGNTQTAAYAKAGALVDLGDLKKEIGADWSDAFNKAAMADGKQYALPWFAGNRVVMYNKKIWAAAGIKKNPATRAELFHDFDTIKKKTDAEPLYLPGQNWYFLDGLTIGTGAQLVKRAGDKWVSNIADPKVAKAMDIYKQYQAFGNAPKNKDEATPQQAEIFAKGKTGAIIAMGYEAATAIKANPKIKDDIGFFTIPGETADKPEGVFLGGSNFAVAGLSKNQDLAKEFLKVALSKENDAQMVREAGWTPKSPALASAAKDNPAAAAAAPAAEKAGGTTPLIPQWAAVENVPNPIKNYMTAVLNGKAPTDAAKDIESEINARLAKQ, translated from the coding sequence ATGAAGCGTGGGCTCATAGCGGCGACCGCGGTCGCGGGAATGCTGGTGAGCGTCGCTGCCTGTGGGTCGAGCGGCGGCAAGAATGCGGGCGCCGACGGCTTCAAAGGCCAGAAGTTGACGGTCTGGGTGATGTCAGGATCGAATCCTGAGCAGTGGACCAAGCAGGTGTCCGAGCAATTCAAGAAGACGACCGGTGCCACCGTTGAATTCAAGGTCCAGCAGTGGAACGGAATTCAGCAGAAGCTGAGCACCGCGCTGTCCGAGGACACTCCGCCGGACGTGGTCGAGATCGGCAACACCCAGACCGCCGCCTACGCCAAGGCCGGTGCCCTGGTCGACCTCGGTGACCTGAAGAAGGAGATCGGCGCCGACTGGAGCGACGCCTTCAACAAGGCCGCCATGGCGGACGGCAAGCAGTACGCGCTGCCGTGGTTCGCCGGCAACCGCGTGGTGATGTACAACAAGAAGATCTGGGCCGCGGCCGGGATCAAGAAGAACCCCGCCACCCGCGCCGAACTCTTCCACGACTTCGACACCATCAAGAAGAAGACCGACGCCGAGCCGCTCTATCTGCCCGGCCAGAACTGGTACTTCCTCGACGGCCTGACCATCGGCACCGGTGCCCAACTGGTGAAGAGGGCGGGCGACAAGTGGGTTTCGAATATCGCCGACCCCAAGGTCGCCAAGGCCATGGACATTTACAAGCAGTACCAGGCGTTCGGCAACGCGCCCAAGAACAAGGACGAGGCCACCCCACAGCAGGCCGAGATCTTCGCCAAGGGAAAGACCGGCGCCATCATCGCCATGGGTTATGAGGCGGCCACCGCCATCAAGGCAAACCCGAAGATCAAGGACGATATCGGCTTCTTCACCATTCCCGGTGAGACCGCCGACAAGCCCGAGGGCGTCTTCCTCGGCGGCTCCAACTTCGCGGTCGCCGGGCTGAGCAAGAACCAGGACCTCGCCAAGGAATTCCTCAAGGTCGCGCTCTCCAAGGAGAACGACGCCCAGATGGTGCGCGAGGCCGGCTGGACGCCCAAGTCCCCGGCCCTGGCGAGCGCGGCCAAGGACAACCCGGCCGCCGCGGCCGCCGCCCCGGCCGCCGAAAAGGCGGGCGGCACCACGCCGTTGATCCCCCAGTGGGCCGCGGTCGAGAACGTGCCGAACCCGATCAAGAACTACATGACCGCGGTCCTGAACGGTAAGGCCCCGACCGACGCGGCCAAGGACATCGAGTCCGAGATCAACGCCCGGCTCGCCAAGCAGTAG
- a CDS encoding GntR family transcriptional regulator, which yields METDAGSAENGGGGVRSARVPKYYRLKRHLLEITETLPPGTPVPPERTLAAEFDTSRTTVRQALQELVVEGRLERIQGKGTFVAKPKVSQALQLTSYTEDMRAQGLEPTSQLLDIGYVTADDRLAGLLDIAPGGRVLRIERLRLASGEPMAIETTHLSAKRFPALRRNLVKYTSLYTALAEVYDVRLAEAEETIETSLATPREAGLLGTDVGLPMLMLSRHSLDARGQPVEWVRSVYRGDRYKFVARLRRPTD from the coding sequence ATGGAGACCGACGCGGGCAGCGCCGAGAACGGTGGCGGGGGCGTGCGGTCCGCCCGGGTGCCCAAGTACTACCGCCTCAAGCGGCACTTGCTGGAGATCACCGAGACCCTGCCGCCCGGTACCCCGGTGCCGCCCGAGCGCACCCTCGCCGCCGAGTTCGACACCTCCCGCACCACCGTCCGCCAGGCCCTCCAGGAACTCGTCGTCGAGGGCCGCCTGGAGCGCATCCAGGGCAAGGGCACCTTCGTCGCCAAGCCCAAGGTCTCCCAGGCGCTGCAACTGACCTCCTACACCGAGGACATGCGGGCCCAGGGCCTGGAGCCGACCTCCCAACTGCTGGACATCGGCTATGTCACCGCCGACGACCGGCTGGCCGGGCTGCTGGACATCGCCCCCGGCGGCCGGGTGCTGCGCATCGAGCGGCTGCGGCTGGCCAGCGGCGAGCCGATGGCGATCGAGACCACCCACCTGTCCGCCAAGCGCTTCCCGGCGCTCCGTCGCAATCTGGTCAAGTACACCTCGCTCTACACCGCGTTGGCGGAGGTCTACGACGTCCGGCTGGCGGAGGCCGAGGAGACCATCGAGACCTCGCTGGCCACCCCGCGCGAGGCCGGGCTGCTGGGCACCGACGTCGGCCTGCCGATGCTGATGCTCTCCCGGCACTCGCTGGACGCCCGGGGGCAGCCGGTGGAGTGGGTCCGCTCGGTCTACCGCGGCGACCGCTACAAGTTCGTCGCCCGACTGCGGCGCCCGACGGACTGA
- a CDS encoding DUF3311 domain-containing protein — translation MAENAASPDHRPVVTPTRVVAGLCLLAPFVAMLWVSSYARIEPTLIGIPFFYWYQMAWVLISTVLTTVAYALVRREQRARKGGAGR, via the coding sequence ATGGCCGAGAACGCCGCATCACCGGACCACAGACCGGTCGTCACCCCCACACGGGTGGTGGCCGGATTGTGCCTGCTCGCCCCGTTCGTGGCGATGCTGTGGGTGAGTTCGTACGCGCGGATCGAGCCGACGCTGATCGGGATCCCGTTCTTCTACTGGTACCAGATGGCCTGGGTGCTGATCTCGACGGTGCTGACGACCGTGGCCTACGCGCTGGTCCGGCGCGAGCAGCGCGCCCGCAAGGGCGGTGCGGGCCGATGA
- the mctP gene encoding monocarboxylate uptake permease MctP, whose translation MTNPSTALAAGPQGVDGVALAVFVFFFLAVTVMGFLAARWRRVEHSANLDEWGLGGRSFGTWITWFLLGGDLYTAYTFVAVPAAIYSAGAAGFFAVPYTILVYPLIFTFLPRLWSVSHRHGYVTTSDFVRGRFGSKGLSLAVALTGLLATMPYIALQLVGIQAVLDVMGVGGGEHANWFVKDLPLLIAFAVLAAYTYSSGLRAPALIAFVKDGLIYLVIAVAIIYIPLKLGGFGEIFHSAGKALAQTGPTGKPRGELASGPNAQWAYATLALGSALALFMYPHSITATLSSRSRNVIRRNTTILPIYSLMLGFLALLGFMALKAGTDTHGNAQLAIPQLFADMFPSWFAGVAFAAIGIGALVPAAIMSIAAANLFTRNVYKDFLKPTATPEQEHKVAKLVSLLVKVGALIFVLTMDKTVAINFQLLGGIWILQTMPALVGGLFTRWFHRWALLAGWAIGMLYGTLAAYGVASPTQKHFGGSNAEIPGIGEIGYIGLTAFVLNVVVTVVLTLVLKALKAPEGVDETAPGDYTADIGDDGVTADLPPATAGAPGGH comes from the coding sequence ATGACGAACCCGTCCACCGCGCTCGCCGCCGGCCCCCAGGGCGTCGACGGCGTGGCGCTCGCCGTCTTCGTCTTCTTCTTCCTCGCCGTCACGGTCATGGGCTTCCTGGCCGCGCGCTGGCGCCGGGTCGAGCACTCCGCCAACCTCGACGAATGGGGCCTGGGCGGGCGGAGCTTCGGCACCTGGATCACCTGGTTCCTGCTCGGCGGCGACCTCTACACGGCGTACACCTTCGTGGCCGTCCCGGCGGCGATCTACTCGGCGGGCGCGGCCGGCTTCTTCGCCGTCCCGTACACCATCCTGGTCTACCCGCTGATCTTCACCTTCCTGCCCCGACTGTGGTCGGTCTCGCACCGCCACGGCTACGTCACCACCTCCGACTTCGTCCGCGGGCGGTTCGGCTCCAAGGGGCTGTCGCTGGCCGTGGCGCTGACCGGCCTGCTGGCCACGATGCCCTACATCGCGCTCCAACTCGTCGGCATCCAGGCCGTCCTGGACGTGATGGGGGTCGGCGGCGGGGAGCACGCCAACTGGTTCGTCAAGGACCTGCCGCTGCTGATCGCGTTCGCCGTGCTGGCCGCCTACACCTACTCCTCGGGCCTGCGGGCGCCGGCGTTGATCGCGTTCGTCAAGGACGGGCTGATCTACCTGGTCATCGCGGTGGCGATCATCTACATCCCGCTCAAACTGGGCGGCTTCGGCGAGATCTTCCATTCCGCGGGCAAGGCGCTCGCCCAGACCGGGCCCACCGGCAAACCGCGCGGCGAACTGGCCAGCGGCCCCAACGCCCAGTGGGCGTACGCCACTTTGGCACTCGGCTCGGCGCTGGCGCTGTTCATGTACCCGCACTCGATCACCGCCACGCTCTCCTCGCGCAGCCGCAACGTGATCCGTCGCAACACCACCATCCTGCCGATCTACTCGCTGATGCTGGGCTTCCTCGCGCTGCTCGGCTTCATGGCGCTCAAGGCCGGGACGGACACCCACGGCAACGCGCAGTTGGCAATCCCGCAGTTGTTCGCGGACATGTTCCCGAGCTGGTTCGCCGGGGTGGCGTTCGCCGCGATCGGCATCGGCGCGCTGGTGCCCGCCGCGATCATGTCGATCGCCGCCGCCAACCTCTTCACCCGGAACGTCTACAAGGACTTCCTGAAGCCCACCGCCACGCCCGAGCAGGAGCACAAGGTGGCCAAGCTGGTCTCCCTCCTGGTCAAGGTCGGCGCCCTGATCTTCGTCCTGACCATGGACAAGACCGTCGCCATCAACTTCCAGCTGCTGGGCGGCATCTGGATCCTCCAGACCATGCCGGCGCTGGTCGGCGGGCTGTTCACCCGCTGGTTCCACCGCTGGGCGCTGCTGGCCGGCTGGGCGATCGGCATGCTCTACGGCACCCTGGCCGCGTACGGCGTGGCCAGCCCGACCCAGAAGCACTTCGGCGGCTCCAACGCGGAGATCCCCGGCATCGGCGAGATCGGCTACATCGGCCTCACCGCCTTCGTGCTCAACGTGGTGGTGACGGTCGTGCTCACCCTCGTCCTGAAGGCCCTCAAGGCCCCTGAGGGCGTCGACGAGACCGCCCCCGGCGACTACACCGCCGACATCGGCGACGACGGCGTCACGGCCGACCTCCCGCCGGCCACGGCGGGGGCACCGGGCGGGCACTGA
- a CDS encoding GNAT family N-acetyltransferase, translated as MDITIRPIRQAEFETVGELVVEVYLADGLLSGADDPYAAVLRRVAHRAEHAEIWVAVDGKNGAGGAVVGAVTFAAYGSPYAELAGPGEGEFRMLAVRGEGRGRGVGEALVRACLERARGLGLRAMVLSSQRHLLPAHRLYRRLGFARAAGRDWDPVPGVRLWAFARELA; from the coding sequence ATGGACATCACGATCAGGCCCATACGCCAGGCGGAGTTCGAGACGGTCGGGGAGTTGGTGGTGGAGGTGTATCTGGCCGACGGGCTGCTGAGCGGGGCGGACGATCCGTATGCGGCGGTGTTGCGGCGGGTGGCGCACCGGGCCGAGCACGCCGAGATATGGGTGGCCGTGGATGGGAAGAACGGCGCGGGCGGCGCGGTTGTGGGTGCTGTGACATTCGCCGCGTACGGCAGCCCGTACGCGGAGTTGGCCGGGCCCGGCGAGGGCGAGTTCCGGATGCTGGCGGTCCGCGGCGAGGGGCGCGGGCGCGGCGTCGGAGAGGCGCTGGTCCGGGCCTGCCTTGAGCGGGCCCGGGGGCTCGGGCTGCGCGCCATGGTGCTGTCGAGCCAGCGGCACCTGCTGCCGGCGCACCGGCTCTACCGGCGGCTGGGGTTCGCGCGGGCTGCCGGGCGGGACTGGGACCCGGTGCCGGGCGTGCGCCTGTGGGCGTTTGCTCGGGAGCTGGCCTGA
- a CDS encoding ribonucleoside-diphosphate reductase subunit alpha gives MTIAPTEPASDAEVVQPAVAAPPVAEDGPGVALLRTLTELTADLTATDPGKVAAAALRGRHPGSDEAELRSLATEAAAGLIGDEPQYSKLAARLLTLAIAEEAAGQGATSFSASIAVGHREGLIADATAEFVAAHAERLDALVDGALADGADDRFGYFGLRTLQSRYLLRHPTTRNVVETPQHFLLRVACGLAEDASERALADVAELYRMTSTLSYLPSSPTLFNSGTRHPQMSSCYLLDSPLDELDSIYDRYHQVARLSKHAGGIGLSYSRIRARGSLIRGTNGHSNGIVPFLRTLDASVAAVNQGGRRKGAACVYLESWHADIEEFLELRDNTGEEARRTHNLNIAHWIPDEFMRRVEADADWSLFSPSDVPELVDLWGDEFDAAYRAAEAAGKALKQVPARVLYSRMMRTLAQTGNGWMTFKDAANRTANQTAEPGRVVHSSNLCTEILEVTDDGETAVCNLGSVNLAAHLGEDGRMDWERLDATVRTAVTFLDRVVDINFYPTEQAAASNSRWRPVGLGLMGLQDVFFRLRLPFDSAEARELSTRISERIMLAAYEASADLAERHGAHPNWAATRTARGVLHPDHYPNAEVRWADRWAALRARIARTGMRNSLLLAIAPTATIASIAGVYECIEPQVSNLFKRETLSGEFLQVNTYLIGELKELGLWDARTRDALREANGSVQDLSWIPADLRNRYRTAWEIPQRALIDMAADRTPYLDQSQSLNLFMASPTIGKLSSMYAYAWKRGIKTTYYLRSRPATRIAQSARAATIPAQLPVTDPEAVACSLENPESCEACQ, from the coding sequence GTGACCATCGCGCCAACGGAGCCCGCGTCAGACGCCGAGGTCGTACAGCCCGCGGTGGCCGCGCCCCCCGTGGCCGAAGACGGCCCGGGTGTCGCCCTGCTGCGCACGCTGACCGAGCTGACCGCGGACCTGACCGCCACCGACCCGGGCAAGGTGGCCGCCGCCGCGCTCCGCGGCCGCCACCCCGGCTCCGACGAGGCCGAGTTGCGGTCCCTGGCCACCGAGGCCGCGGCCGGGCTGATCGGCGACGAGCCGCAGTACTCCAAGCTGGCCGCGCGCCTGCTCACCCTCGCCATCGCCGAGGAGGCCGCCGGCCAGGGCGCCACGTCCTTCTCCGCCTCGATCGCGGTCGGCCACCGGGAGGGACTGATCGCGGACGCCACCGCGGAGTTCGTCGCCGCGCACGCCGAGCGCCTGGACGCCCTGGTGGACGGGGCGTTGGCCGACGGCGCGGACGACCGCTTCGGGTACTTCGGGCTGCGCACCCTCCAGTCGCGCTACCTGCTGCGCCACCCCACCACCCGCAACGTGGTCGAGACGCCCCAGCACTTCCTGCTGCGGGTCGCCTGCGGCCTGGCCGAGGACGCCTCCGAGCGGGCGCTGGCGGACGTCGCCGAGCTGTACCGGATGACCAGCACGCTCTCCTACCTGCCGTCCTCCCCCACGCTGTTCAACTCCGGCACCCGGCACCCGCAGATGTCCTCCTGCTACCTGCTGGACTCCCCGCTGGACGAGCTGGACTCCATCTACGACCGCTACCACCAGGTGGCCCGGCTCTCCAAGCACGCCGGCGGCATCGGGCTGTCGTACTCCCGGATCCGCGCCCGCGGTTCACTGATCCGCGGCACCAACGGGCACTCCAACGGCATCGTGCCGTTCCTGCGCACCCTGGACGCGTCGGTCGCGGCGGTCAACCAGGGCGGCCGCCGCAAGGGCGCGGCCTGCGTCTACCTGGAGTCCTGGCACGCCGACATCGAGGAGTTCCTGGAGCTGCGGGACAACACCGGCGAGGAGGCCCGCCGGACCCACAACCTCAACATCGCGCACTGGATCCCGGACGAGTTCATGCGCCGGGTCGAGGCGGACGCGGACTGGTCGCTGTTCTCCCCCTCGGACGTGCCCGAGCTCGTCGACCTGTGGGGCGACGAGTTCGACGCCGCCTACCGGGCCGCTGAGGCCGCGGGCAAGGCCCTCAAGCAGGTGCCGGCCCGGGTGTTGTACTCCCGGATGATGCGCACCCTGGCGCAGACCGGCAACGGCTGGATGACGTTCAAGGACGCCGCCAACCGCACCGCCAACCAGACCGCCGAGCCCGGCCGGGTCGTGCACTCCTCCAACCTGTGCACCGAGATCCTGGAGGTGACCGACGACGGCGAGACCGCGGTCTGCAACCTGGGGTCGGTCAACCTCGCGGCCCACCTGGGCGAGGACGGCCGGATGGACTGGGAGCGGCTGGACGCCACCGTCCGCACCGCCGTGACCTTCCTCGACCGGGTCGTGGACATCAACTTCTACCCGACCGAGCAGGCCGCCGCCTCCAACTCCCGCTGGCGGCCGGTCGGTCTGGGCCTGATGGGCCTCCAGGACGTCTTCTTCCGGCTGCGGCTGCCGTTCGACTCCGCCGAGGCCCGGGAGCTGTCGACCCGCATCTCCGAGCGGATCATGCTCGCCGCCTACGAGGCGTCCGCCGACCTCGCCGAGCGGCACGGCGCGCACCCGAACTGGGCCGCGACCCGGACCGCCCGCGGGGTGCTGCACCCGGACCACTACCCGAACGCCGAGGTGCGCTGGGCGGACCGCTGGGCGGCGCTGCGCGCGCGGATCGCGAGGACCGGCATGCGCAACTCGCTGCTGCTGGCGATCGCCCCGACCGCCACCATCGCCTCGATCGCCGGCGTCTACGAGTGCATCGAGCCGCAGGTCTCCAACCTCTTCAAGCGCGAGACGCTCTCCGGTGAGTTCCTCCAGGTCAACACGTACCTGATCGGGGAGCTCAAGGAGCTGGGCCTGTGGGACGCGCGGACCCGGGACGCGCTGCGCGAGGCCAACGGCTCGGTCCAGGACCTGTCCTGGATCCCCGCGGACCTCCGGAACCGCTACCGCACCGCCTGGGAGATCCCCCAGCGCGCCCTGATCGACATGGCCGCGGACCGGACGCCCTACCTGGACCAGAGCCAGTCGCTCAACCTCTTCATGGCGTCGCCGACCATCGGCAAGCTCAGCTCGATGTACGCGTACGCCTGGAAGCGCGGGATCAAGACCACGTACTACCTGCGCTCCCGGCCGGCCACCCGGATCGCCCAGTCCGCCCGCGCCGCCACCATCCCCGCCCAACTGCCGGTGACCGACCCCGAGGCGGTCGCCTGCTCCCTGGAAAACCCCGAGTCCTGCGAGGCATGCCAGTAA